In a single window of the Leishmania donovani BPK282A1 complete genome, chromosome 6 genome:
- a CDS encoding ATP-binding cassette protein subfamily G, member 1, putative produces MPRLHNEQVHNGITTDAEDQQNISSNGHQTISSGEDNPQLHGSIVEFDSSTPPAIGVPNSYSLPLSWHRLSYSVGKKRILCGLTGTALPGRCLAILGSSGAGKTTFLNAICDRLASGGELKLSGRRQLGDC; encoded by the coding sequence ATGCCCCGCTTACACAACGAACAGGTACACAACGGAATCACCACCGATGCGGAGGACCAACAGAATATCAGCAGCAACGGTCACCAGACCATCTCCTCTGGCGAGGACAACCCCCAGCTGCACGGCTCCATCGTTGAATTCGACTCCAGCACGCCACCTGCCATCGGCGTGCCGAACAGCtactcgctgccgctgtcgtggcACAGGCTTAGCTACAGCGTTGGCAAGAAGCGCATCCTGTGCGGGCTGACGgggacggcgctgcccggGCGATGCCTCGCAATCCTCGGGTCGTCCGGTGCCGGCAAGACAACGTTCCTGAACGCGATCTGCGACCGACTAGCGTCTGGCGGTGAGCTGAAGCTGAGCGGGAGGCGCCAGCTGGGCGACTGTG